From the genome of Pseudonocardia sp. EC080619-01:
GTACAGCCCGGGGGAGTCGATGCCGTCGTCGTTCGTGATCAGGGCGAGGGGCACCGGCCCAGCCTAGGCGCGTCCCGGCCGGGCGAGCGCGGTCACACCCACCGGGGCCCCGATCGACGGCCCCGTCCCGGTAGGCCACGATTGACCCCGCTACGGGATCGATACACCGACAGGGAGTGGGACAGCGCGTGACGACCTGGGAGTACAGCAGCATCACGCCGGGCGACCTGGCGATCGACGCTCTCGGGCCCGCCCGCATCACCTCACCGCTCGCTCCCCTGCTCGACGCCCGCCGCACCACCGAGCACTACGTCGACGCCGGTGACCGCGTCCTGCTCGACGACACCGCCGCCGGGCTCAAGGCCCGCGGGGTCGACGTCGAGGAGCTGCCCGGCCTCGAACCGTGCGGCCCGCGCCGGCAGATCTACTTCGACCCGTCCAAGACGCGGGCGGGCATCGTCACCTGCGGTGGCCTGTGCCCCGGCCTCAACGACGTGATCGCCGGTCTGGTGCGCACGCTGACCTACCACTACGGCGTCCGGCGGGTCGTCGGGTTCCGCAACGGCTACCGCGGCTTCGTCTCCTCCTACGGGCACGACGTCGTCGAGCTGACCCCGGAGTCGGTGCGCGACATCCCGGTCGACGGCGGCACCTTCCTCGGCACCTCCCGCGGCCCGCAGGACCCCGAGGAGATCGTCGACTGCCTCGAGCAGATGCACCTCAACGTGCTGTTCGTGATCGGCGGCGACGGCACGATGCGCGGCGCGATGGAGATCGCCAGGGTGGTGGCCGAGCGGGGCCTGCGGATCGCCGTCGTCGGCATCCCGAAGACGATCGACAACGACATCCCCTTCATCGACCAGAGCTTCGGCTTCCAGACGGCGTTCTCCCAGGCCAGCGAGGCCATCCGATCGGTGACGGTGGAGGCGAAGTCGACCCCCGGCGGGGTCGGCCTGGTCAAGCTGATGGGCCGGCACTCCGGCTTCATCGCCTGCTACGCGTCGCTGGTCCGGTCCGACGCCGACGCCGTGCTGATCCCGGAGGTCCCGTTCGAGCTCGACGGCGAGACCGGCCTGCTGCACCACCTGCGACGACGGGTGGAGCAGCGCGGGCACGCCGTCGTCGTCGTGGCGGAGGGGGCGGGGCAGGAGCTGCTGCCGCCGATCGGCCGCACCGACGCCTCCGGCAACGCCAAGCTCGCCGACGTCGGGCCGTGGCTGCGGGAGCAGATCAGCGACGCGTTCGCCGACGCCGGGATGGAGACGACCGTCCGCTACGTCGACCCCAGCTACCTGATCCGCAGCGTGCCGGCGAACCCGTACGACAGCGTCTACACGGTCCGGCTGTCGCAGGCCGCGGTGCACGCGGCGATGTCCGGCCGGACGTCGATGGTGGTGGGGCGGGTCCGGCGCCGGTTCGTGCACATCCCGATGGCCCTCGCCGTGAGCCGGCGCAACCAGGTCGACCCGCACGGCGACCTGTGGATGGCGGTGCTGGAGTCGACCGGGCAGCCGTGGCGGTTCGGGGAGGACTCCGGGGCGCCGACGCGGGCGCCGCACACCTGAGCCGCCCGGTCAGTTGAGGTGCGCGCGGTGCTTGCGTGCCTCGGTCCGGACCTCGTCGAGGACCTCGGCACCCGATCGCGACCCGCGCCCCGGGCCGTCCACCCAGGACTCCATGAGCCGGGCGGCCTCGTCCCACCGCGCCTGCGCGGCTAGGACGTCGCCGAGCTCGCGGATCAGCTCGGGGCCGCGGTGGCGCAGCCCGAGCCGCATCCGCAGCACCCACTCCAGGTCGGTGTGGCTCTTCTGCCGCGCGTAGACCGCGCGCAGGTTGTCGAGCATCCGGGCCAGGATCTGCCGGGTCGACACCCGCGGCAGCAGGTTCGCCCCGAACGGCGCCTCCGGCCCCGCGCCGGTCGTCGCGCGGAACAGCGCCTCGCACCCGGCGAGGTCCAGCCGGCGGCCGCGGTCGAACACGTCGAGGTAGCGGTCGCTGCCGGGCACCCGCACCAGGAAGTGCCCGGGCATCCCGACGCCCTCCAGCGGCACCCCGGCCCGGCGGCCCACCTCGATCGCGACCACCGACAGCGTGATCGGGATGCCGGTGCGGCGCTCCAGGACGTCGGGCAGGAACGAGTTGCGCGGGTCGCCGTACTCGGCGGTGTTGCCGGCGAAGCCCGCCTCGGTGAACAGCCGGTGCAGCAACGACTCCAGGCCGGTCACCCCGTCGGCGAGCTCGTCGAGGGTGGCCAGCGCGCGGGCGGTCGCACCGCCGTCCCCGCCGGCGCCCGCGGCGATCGCACAGGCGGCACGGTCGAGGTCGGGTTCCGGTCCGCTGACCATCCGCAGGAAACGGACGACCGGATCGGCGGCGGCGGTCACGGCGGGCCCGCCGTCACCCGTACGACGGTGCCGTGCACCCGGCCCGGGTCGTCCTCGGCGGTCCACACCTGCAGCACGTCGGTCAGCTCGGAGGCCATCCACATGCCGCGCCCGCGGCGCCCGGACGGCGACGG
Proteins encoded in this window:
- a CDS encoding SirB1 family protein → MTAAADPVVRFLRMVSGPEPDLDRAACAIAAGAGGDGGATARALATLDELADGVTGLESLLHRLFTEAGFAGNTAEYGDPRNSFLPDVLERRTGIPITLSVVAIEVGRRAGVPLEGVGMPGHFLVRVPGSDRYLDVFDRGRRLDLAGCEALFRATTGAGPEAPFGANLLPRVSTRQILARMLDNLRAVYARQKSHTDLEWVLRMRLGLRHRGPELIRELGDVLAAQARWDEAARLMESWVDGPGRGSRSGAEVLDEVRTEARKHRAHLN
- a CDS encoding ATP-dependent 6-phosphofructokinase, with the protein product MTTWEYSSITPGDLAIDALGPARITSPLAPLLDARRTTEHYVDAGDRVLLDDTAAGLKARGVDVEELPGLEPCGPRRQIYFDPSKTRAGIVTCGGLCPGLNDVIAGLVRTLTYHYGVRRVVGFRNGYRGFVSSYGHDVVELTPESVRDIPVDGGTFLGTSRGPQDPEEIVDCLEQMHLNVLFVIGGDGTMRGAMEIARVVAERGLRIAVVGIPKTIDNDIPFIDQSFGFQTAFSQASEAIRSVTVEAKSTPGGVGLVKLMGRHSGFIACYASLVRSDADAVLIPEVPFELDGETGLLHHLRRRVEQRGHAVVVVAEGAGQELLPPIGRTDASGNAKLADVGPWLREQISDAFADAGMETTVRYVDPSYLIRSVPANPYDSVYTVRLSQAAVHAAMSGRTSMVVGRVRRRFVHIPMALAVSRRNQVDPHGDLWMAVLESTGQPWRFGEDSGAPTRAPHT